From the Theileria parva strain Muguga chromosome 3 map unlocalized ctg_531, whole genome shotgun sequence genome, one window contains:
- the abcC6 gene encoding ABC transporter family protein has product MGKTRDISELFNEKFQDAVEKPGSEHHYWESKSYSKSYFKNKSRFLKFRYYDSVTVLKFLFFHWVGKWAFLLSKQYVEPYKLHPLPVDDQILYWYPIFSKNVSDGILKLESYETRQYGHPTVKPTRSVLLRALFLTFWKRTTFGLLGIIVTNVLSMSIALLVKHLLENLNTKSFALLKIFLFLFAIIGLQIVDGLLIENFTFYLNRLRLVWEHSVSVCVFQNGISHRRFFNNNVNGSNMLNVCNTVLHSCSPDSECSRNPLYCPARRFQNKEITPIIFTFEYNDCFYVSMFLESAVPIVNFLSNFIYGVVLISMEIKINLWVLYVLGVVFCFLMVVVEIINTYLLHFVCLVKDYRIGECVEIISELPLINKLLYDDIAINIITETRNSELLLILVRFFLTLINKSLFVICNNVTFFVLMNYFVKSVRDAEVIKDVEVGGFLSSFYVFFRIINSMFMLPYALGRLATAYISYNRVKKYLNECSPNFYVSDNRFPGSTQMSSDLPDVTNELAKDVVMLYKDASFAWVHSKKDFASKSNEVQMKNVNFQLKRGEIVIMTGTQGCGKSNLIKSALGEMTLVGGSMAVVPLHTSMPIFYASEGIWLKEGTIRSNITFGHRFDEDIYESVIKALELETDILSWEKGDLRVVSDNAHSLSCGQRVRMEMARAIYAYLIFSKVNKDYNRNQCSFLMCLDSQFHGLDPYVSRTVFFNLFNAKNGLLVRDDLAVIVSSSLTLLDKCVRASDLVKFPRIPVYEIDNKSVHFNCYLSDIFKDKKTQNAFEYITPPSGPYKLNFFTKDMMKLCYSSSNNSLSRNYLTKSKYRRSLSSIIQECYPDDKFNPYLLYFKAAGFAFVLFTIFSLASSIMDNSKFVLATNLTDYMFKKIGDYDDGVTVDMSDVVSHSDSALNVMLIIVSVIMGCSLISILFFTVSTLMASKRIHEYCLTSVFKNSSSVIKIKKQINQIITYFSSDMLFIDQYIGDMIFTTFLAFIQTAISIGTLFYTIPLSVPFIAVSLVIAFEFVVLKIVKSFKTIQLGSLETMSHVNKTCEDAILGAAIHRSFKKEWELVNDLIERTDYKMRCWFLATSLGSWTSVLFNWLFSLTTALFLTGLIIFDKFTDFKMNVGYFGLGLSLGSSVIKSFNNCSFCFARLQVFICSLRRFQCFIPPGTKCVFDKFRNVHEEDLVISSSKPEDQVNTANLLRRRAIEFKDTNPNFLKRMAYKPKFNFMYVSKYLPSEHTGLVLKDLCVYTNSLMNKEGLILNNINATPGKSDIIGIIGRTGAGKTTLLSVLENNVRNRTGQVLLDGRDLQEIPKSVVRHIVGVLPQLPFVFKGWTVRRFLDPRRLFTDEKINEALENCGLLDFVNSLPGGRRLDTVIVPKPLNMAKNFFEQSPKESFNKGKEPYPEERAMTMDDLRSAGTMLSVSQLRTLWFAKLVLCRHQYRMLIIDEPPSDNISEDELEAQDMGVPIYELLDKYFKHCTCFVTAHFSKVLKSCTSVWVMHQGRLIRTCSVSDVSKNDSISNIIEEMVTKYSN; this is encoded by the coding sequence TTTCTAAACAATATGTAGAACCATACAAACTACACCCCTTGCCCGTTGACGATCAAATCCTATATTGGTACCCGATTTTCTCAAAGAATGTTAGTGATGGTATACTTAAATTAGAGTCATATGAAACAAGACAATATGGACATCCAACTGTCAAGCCTACCAGATCTGTTCTATTAAGAGCCCTATTCCTAACGTTTTGGAAGAGAACAACATTTGGTCTCCTAGGTATTATAGTTACTAATGTCCTTAGTATGAGCATTGCACTACTGGTCAAGCATTTACTTGAAAATTTGAACACCAAGTCGTTTGCTCTTCTGAAAATATTTCTGTTCCTATTTGCTATAATAGGCCTACAGATTGTTGATGGACTTTTAATCGAGAACTTCACCTTTTATCTGAATCGATTAAGACTTGTCTGGGAACATTCAGTTTCTGTATGCGTATTCCAAAATGGCATTTCACACAGACGTTTCTTCAATAATAACGTAAACGGGTCTAATATGCTAAATGTCTGTAACACTGTCTTACACAGCTGTTCTCCTGATTCAGAATGTTCCAGAAACCCATTATATTGTCCCGCCAGGCGTTTTCAGAACAAAGAAATTACTCCTATCATATTTACGTTTGAATATAATGACTGCTTTTACGTTTCAATGTTTTTGGAATCCGCAGTACCAATTGTCAACTTTTTGTCAAACTTTATCTATGGTGTTGTGTTGATTTCCATGGAGATTAAGATTAACTTGTGGGTCCTATACGTGCTTGGCGTTGTCTTCTGCTTTTTAATGGTCGTTGTTGAAATCATAAACACTTATTTACTCCACTTTGTTTGCCTTGTAAAGGATTATAGGATAGGAGAATGTGTTGAAATTATATCCGAGTTACCTCTCATCAACAAATTACTCTACGATGACATTGCTATCAACATCATTACTGAGACTAGGAATTCTGAGTTATTGTTGATTTTGGTTAGGTTCTTCTTGACGCTGATCAATAAGTCGTTGTTTGTTATTTGCAACAATGTGACATTCTTTGTCTTGATGaattattttgtaaaatcaGTTAGAGACGCGGAGGTTATTAAGGACGTTGAGGTTGGAGGATTCTTATCATCATTTTACGTATTTTTCAGGATTATCAACTCAATGTTCATGCTTCCTTATGCACTTGGAAGACTGGCAACTGCTTACATATCATACAACagagttaaaaaatatctGAACGAATGTTCACCTAACTTTTACGTAAGTGACAACCGATTTCCTGGATCAACACAGATGTCATCTGACCTACCTGATGTAACCAATGAGCTTGCTAAGGATGTTGTAATGTTATATAAGGATGCCTCATTTGCATGGGTCCACAGTAAGAAGGATTTTGCCAGTAAGAGCAATGAAGTTCAGATGAAGAATGTTAACTTTCAACTTAAGAGGGGCGAAATTGTCATAATGACAGGGACACAAGGTTGTGGAAAATCTAACTTAATAAAGTCAGCTCTTGGTGAGATGACTTTGGTTGGAGGTTCAATGGCAGTAGTTCCTCTACACACATCAATGCCAATATTTTACGCATCTGAAGGAATTTGGCTCAAAGAAGGAACTATTAGATCAAACATAACATTCGGCCATAGATTTGATGAGGACATTTATGAATCAGTTATCAAAGCACTTGAACTTGAAACTGATATATTATCATGGGAGAAAGGTGACTTGAGAGTTGTATCAGATAATGCTCACTCACTCAGTTGTGGTCAGAGAGTTAGAATGGAAATGGCTCGCGCTATCTATGCCTACCTCATATTCAGTAAAGTGAACAAGGATTACAATAGAAACCAGTGTTCATTCCTAATGTGTCTGGATTCACAGTTTCATGGGTTAGATCCCTACGTATCAAGAACTGTATTCTTCAACCTGTTCAATGCTAAGAATGGTCTACTAGTTAGGGACGATCTTGCGGTTATAGTTTCTTCATCACTAACCTTGCTGGATAAATGTGTCAGAGCTTCAGACTTGGTTAAGTTCCCCAGAATTCCCGTATACGAGATTGATAACAAATCTGTTCATTTCAACTGTTATTTGTCAGACATTTTTAAAGACAAGAAGACACAAAATGCCTTTGAGTATATCACACCTCCTTCAGGTCCATATAAGTTGAATTTCTTTACCAAGGATATGATGAAACTATGTTATTCAAGCTCAAACAATAGTTTATCCAGGAATTACCTCACCAAATCGAAGTACAGACGTTCATTATCATCTATAATCCAGGAATGTTATCCCGACGATAAATTTAACCCATATCTACTGTATTTTAAAGCGGCAGGATTTGCATTTGTTCTGTTCACGATCTTTTCTCTAGCATCAAGTATTATGGATAATTCCAAGTTTGTTCTTGCAACCAACCTCACAGATTATATGTTCAAAAAAATAGGCGATTATGACGATGGCGTCACTGTTGACATGTCCGATGTTGTATCACACAGCGATTCTGCCCTCAACGTAATGCTGATTATTGTGTCAGTTATTATGGGTTGTTCCCTAATATcgatattatttttcacGGTTTCCACTCTAATGGCCTCAAAAAGAATACATGAATATTGTCTCACCTCAGTCTTCAAGAACAGCTCATCAGTGATTAAGATCAAAAAGCAGATAAACCAAATCATAACATATTTTTCTTCAGATATGCTATTCATCGACCAATATATTGGTGATATGATCTTTACCACTTTCTTGGCATTCATTCAAACAGCCATTTCCATTGGAActctattttacacaattccCCTTTCTGTTCCATTTATTGCCGTATCACTGGTCATTGCCTTTGAATTCGTAGTGTTGAAGATTGTCAAGTCATTTAAGACCATTCAACTGGGATCACTAGAAACTATGTCACATGTTAACAAGACATGCGAGGATGCCATATTAGGAGCAGCAATTCACAGAAGCTTTAAAAAGGAATGGGAGTTGGTTAATGATCTTATCGAAAGAACAGATTATAAAATGAGGTGTTGGTTCCTGGCAACTTCCTTGGGAAGTTGGACTTCAGTTCTCTTCAATTGGTTATTTTCACTTACAACCGCTCTGTTCCTCACAGGTCTGATCATATTTGACAAGTTTACTGACTTTAAGATGAATGTTGGATACTTTGGATTAGGTTTATCACTTGGAAGCAGCGTTATTAAATCTTTCAACAATTGTTCGTTTTGTTTTGCCAGGCTGCAGGTTTTTATATGTTCACTTCGAAGGTTCCAGTGCTTTATTCCTCCAGGTACCAAGTGTGTTTTTGACAAATTCCGCAATGTTCATGAAGAGGATCTAGTTATCAGTTCATCAAAACCTGAGGACCAAGTTAATACAGCTAACTTGCTTAGGAGAAGGGCAATTGAATTCAAAGACACCAATCCCAACTTCTTAAAGAGGATGGCGTATAAGCCAAAGTTCAACTTCATGTACGTTTCGAAATATCTCCCATCTGAACACACTGGCCTTGTGTTGAAGGATTTATGTGTTTACACCAATTCACTGATGAATAAAGAAGGCCTCATCCTTAACAACATCAACGCAACACCCGGCAAATCTGATATCATTGGAATCATTGGCAGAACAGGTGCTGGTAAGACAACTCTTCTATCTGTGCTAGAAAACAATGTTAGAAATAGAACAGGTCAAGTCCTGTTGGATGGTAGAGATTTACAAGAAATTCCCAAAAGTGTCGTGAGACACATTGTTGGCGTTCTTCCTCAGTTACCATTTGTTTTCAAGGGCTGGACTGTCCGAAGGTTCTTGGATCCAAGAAGACTATTCACTGATGAGAAGATCAACGAGGCTCTTGAAAATTGCGGTCTTCTTGATTTTGTAAATAGCCTTCCAGGTGGAAGAAGACTCGATACTGTAATTGTTCCCAAACCACTTAACATGGCTAAAAACTTTTTTGAACAATCACCAAAAGAGTCGTTTAACAAAGGTAAGGAACCTTACCCTGAAGAAAGGGCAATGACCATGGATGACCTTAGGTCAGCAGGTACAATGTTATCTGTAAGTCAGCTCAGAACACTTTGGTTTGCGAAGTTAGTATTGTGCAGACATCAGTACAGAATGTTAATCATTGATGAACCACCGTCTGATAACATTTCTGAGGATGAGTTGGAGGCTCAAGATATGGGCGTACCAATTTACGAATTACTGGATAAATACTTTAAGCACTGCACCTGTTTCGTTACTGCACACTTCTCTAAGGTTCTCAAATCTTGTACATCCGTATGGGTAATGCATCAAGGCAGACTTATAAGGACTTGCAGTGTTTCAGACGTATCCAAAAATGATTCTATTTCGAACATCATCGAAGAGATGGTTACCAAATACtcaaactaa